ATTCCAGACATCGATGTTCTTTTGGTTGCGGTGTATACTCTTGGCAGTGGCAATGGGTGGAGAAGTGTTGGGAGGTTGGATGTTGACCGTTTCCTGAATGAAGTTCATGATGCACGCGGTATTTTTGTGAACGGAGTGCTGTATTTTTTGAGGATTAGGAAGGTGTTGGCCTTCAATTTGACTGAGGAGAAGTTTTGTGAACATCCTTCGCAACCTCCTTCTCCACCACCTAGTTTGCGGTGCAATGACTATACTGTAGGGGTTTTGGGTGGCGATCTATGAGGGTGGTGATAGACTCTCTAAACACACATGTTTGGACATATGGCTACGGAGAAAGAACAATAGTAACATTCCTGCGATAAAACAGCTTCAACCATGAAGCAACTTATGAATTTTAGTCGGCGGAGAGTAAGTGTTGAGATATTCTGTAGTTGGTTGATTTCACAATTTAGTTCTCTAATTGTTTCTTAAGATAGATGATTTCTTTATTTAAGGTTGTTGGAGAAAGCAGCAAAAATGTTAGATGTCAATCTCTTCAGAGAAGAAAAAGGAGGCAACCCAAAAATCATCCGTGAATCTCAACGTCGTAGATTTGCAAGTGTTGAACTCGTCGATGAGGTTATACACCTTGATAAAGAATGGCGTCAACGTCAATTCGAGTTGGATAACTTGAGGAAAGATCTGAATAAGATCAATAAACAAGTTTGGAAACTTATGAATTCTGGTGAAGATGCTACTGGAAAGATTAAAAGCTCAGAGGAGTGTAAACAGTCAAAAGCAGCAAAAGATGCTCAAGTACAAGAAGCAAAAGATTTGTTGTATTCTAAGTTATATTTGATTGGTAACTTAGTTCATGATTCTGTTCCTATTGACAATGATGAGGCTAATAATTTGGTAGTCCGAACATGGGGAGTGAAAAGGACAGAACCTAAGTtgaaaaatcatgttcaacttgtTGAGCTTCTTGGAATTGCTGATCTCAAGAAAGATGCTAATGTTGCTGGAGGAAGAGGTTTCTACTTGAAAGGAGTTGGGGTACTTCTCAATCAGGCACTTACCAGTTTTGGTTTCGCATTCTTGGGAAAGCGAAACTATACCCTCCTACAAACTCCATTCTTCATGAGAAAAGATATAATGGCAAAATGTGCTCAACTAGACCAATTTGACGAAGAACTTTGCAAAGTCACTGGTGAGGGAGATGATAAGTATCTGATTGCCACAGCTGAACAGCCACTGTGTGCATGTCATCTAGATGATTGGATCCATCCTACACAACTGCCAATAAGATATGCAGGATACTCTACTTGTTTCTGCAAAGAAGCTGGTTCACATGGTCGAGATACTTTAGGTATTTTTCGAGTTCATCAATTTGAGAAGGTAGAACAGTTCTGCATGACCTCTCCAAATGCTACCGACTCCTGGGAAATGCATGAGGAAATGATTAGAAACTCTGAGGACTTATATAAGGAGCTAAACTTGCCCTATCAAGTTGTTTCCATTGTTTCGGGTGCTTTGAATGATGCAGCTGCTCCTATGAGGGATTATTTGGCTAAATCCACTAAAATCCACAAGATTTTCCGAGTTTGAAGCTATTGAATCCTAAATCCCGAGAGACCTATAGTCAGAAGCATAAAACACCGCCACCCTTGGTAAAGGCTAATGATTCTCTCCCAGGAATAGTGAACACTTTACTCGAACCCGATGGCTCATGTGCTCACTCAAGTCAGGAATATTGTTCTACTTTTTCAGTAACCATATATCATAACTTGAGTGTTTGGTGATTCGATGGCGATATCTGATAGCACAGTATAAAACCCCACCCAACTCCCCATAATCTCTATCAGATACTGAAAGCATAACATATTGTTTGGTCATGAGTCCACTCATAACTCATGGGGTTACAAATATAAACAGGATGAGCTCTGTATCCACAAGGACAGACTAAACCATTAAACGAACCAAAAAAGGTATAGTGAAATTCAAATAGATGGGTGAAATTGATTCTTTTAATGCTATCAATAGGTGTTTCATCATTATTCTCATTATACTCAAAATAGTAAAGATGTTATTCATATTAGGAAAACAATGGGTTTCCTATTTTATACCCGTTTACAAGAACTTG
Above is a genomic segment from Papaver somniferum cultivar HN1 chromosome 10, ASM357369v1, whole genome shotgun sequence containing:
- the LOC113316560 gene encoding serine--tRNA ligase-like, whose protein sequence is MLDVNLFREEKGGNPKIIRESQRRRFASVELVDEVIHLDKEWRQRQFELDNLRKDLNKINKQVWKLMNSGEDATGKIKSSEECKQSKAAKDAQVQEAKDLLYSKLYLIGNLVHDSVPIDNDEANNLVVRTWGVKRTEPKLKNHVQLVELLGIADLKKDANVAGGRGFYLKGVGVLLNQALTSFGFAFLGKRNYTLLQTPFFMRKDIMAKCAQLDQFDEELCKVTGEGDDKYLIATAEQPLCACHLDDWIHPTQLPIRYAGYSTCFCKEAGSHGRDTLGIFRVHQFEKVEQFCMTSPNATDSWEMHEEMIRNSEDLYKELNLPYQVVSIVSGALNDAAAPMRDYLAKSTKIHKIFRV